Proteins from a single region of Strix aluco isolate bStrAlu1 chromosome 5, bStrAlu1.hap1, whole genome shotgun sequence:
- the NAMPT gene encoding nicotinamide phosphoribosyltransferase isoform X1: protein MECAAAGAEFNILLATDSYKVTHYKQYPPNTSKVYSYFECREKKTENSKLRKVKYEETVFYGLQYILNKYLKGKVVTKEKIKEAKEVYREHFQDDVFNEKGWNYILEKYDGHLPIEIKAVPEGSVIPRGNVLFTVENTDPECYWLTNWIETILVQSWYPITVATNSREQKKILAKYLLETSGSLEGLEYKLHDFGYRGVSSQETAGIGASAHLVNFKGTDTVAGIALIKKYYGTKDPVPGYSVPAAEHSTITAWGKDHEKDAFEHIVTQFSSVPVSVVSDSYDIYNACEKIWGDDLRHIIEARSPEAPLIIRPDSGNPLDTVLKVLEILGKKFPITENSKGYKLLPPYLRVIQGDGVDINTLQEGMLVEQIVEGMKKNKWSIENIAFGSGGALLQKLTRDLLNCSFKCSYVVTNGLGVNVFKDPVADPNKRSKKGRLSLHRTPAGDYVTLEEGKGDLEEYGQDLLHTVFKNGKVTKSYSFDEVRQNARLKNSELEMTSH from the exons ATGGAGTGCGCTGCGGCGGGGGCCGAGTTCAACATCCTCCTCGCCACCGACTCCTACAAG GTTACACACTACAAGCAATATCCACCTAATACAAGCAAAGTATATTCCTACTTCGAATGTCGTgaaaagaagactgaaaattcCAAATTAAGGAAAGTGAAATACGAGGAAACTGTTTTTTATGGTTTGCAGTACATTCTGAATAAATACTTAAAAG GTAAAGTGGTGACCAAAGAGAAAATCAAGGAAGCCAAAGAAGTATATAGGGAGCATTTTCAAGATGATGTCTTCAACGAAAAGGGATGGAACTACATTCTGGAG AAGTACGATGGCCATCTTCCTATAGAAATAAAGGCTGTTCCTGAGGGCTCTGTAATTCCCAGAGGAAATGTTCTTTTCACAGTAGAAAACACGGATCCAGAGTGCTACTGGCTCACAAATTGGATTGAG ACTATTCTTGTGCAGTCATGGTATCCAATCACAGTGGCTACAAACTCTAGAGAGCAGAAAAAGATCTTGGCCAAATATTTGCTAGAGACTTCTGGCAGCTTAGAAGGACTGGAGTATAAACTGCATGACTTCGGCTACAGAGGAGTTTCTTCACAAGAG ACTGCAGGAATAGGAGCTTCAGCTCATTTGGTGAACTTCAAAGGAACAGACACTGTAGCGGGAATTGCATTAATTAAAAAGTACTATGGTACAAAAGATCCAGTTCCAGGATACTCTGTTCCAGCTGCAGAACACAG TACCATAACAGCTTGGGGGAAAGATCatgaaaaagatgcttttgaaCACATAGTGACACAGTTTTCTTCAGTGCCTGTATCTGTGGTTAGTGACAGCTATGACATTTACAACGCTTGTGAAAAAATATGGGGTGATGACTTAAGGCATATAATTGAAGCACGAAGTCCAGAGGCACCACTTATTATTAGACCAGATTCTGGGAATCCCCTTGACACTGTTTTAAAG GTCTTGGAGATCTTAGGGAAGAAGTTTCCCATTACAGAGAACTCAAAAGGCTACAAGTTGCTGCCACCGTATCTCAGAGTTATTCAAGGGGATGGTGTGGATATCAACACATTGCAAGAG GGGATGCTGGTAGAACAG ATTgtggagggaatgaagaagaataAATGGAGTATTGAGAATATTGCCTTTGGATCTGGTGGAGCTCTGTTGCAGAAACTAACCAGAGATCTCTTAAACTGTTCCTTCAAATGTAGTTACGTGGTGACCAACGGTCTCGGG GTAAATGTCTTCAAGGACCCGGTTGCTGATCCAAACAAAAGATCAAAGAAAGGACGACTGTCATTGCATAGGACACCTGCTGGAGACTATGTGACACTTGAAGAAGGCAAGGGAGATCTTGAAGAATATGGACAG
- the NAMPT gene encoding nicotinamide phosphoribosyltransferase isoform X2 encodes MECAAAGAEFNILLATDSYKVTHYKQYPPNTSKVYSYFECREKKTENSKLRKVKYEETVFYGLQYILNKYLKGKVVTKEKIKEAKEVYREHFQDDVFNEKGWNYILEKYDGHLPIEIKAVPEGSVIPRGNVLFTVENTDPECYWLTNWIETILVQSWYPITVATNSREQKKILAKYLLETSGSLEGLEYKLHDFGYRGVSSQETAGIGASAHLVNFKGTDTVAGIALIKKYYGTKDPVPGYSVPAAEHSTITAWGKDHEKDAFEHIVTQFSSVPVSVVSDSYDIYNACEKIWGDDLRHIIEARSPEAPLIIRPDSGNPLDTVLKVLEILGKKFPITENSKGYKLLPPYLRVIQGDGVDINTLQEIVEGMKKNKWSIENIAFGSGGALLQKLTRDLLNCSFKCSYVVTNGLGVNVFKDPVADPNKRSKKGRLSLHRTPAGDYVTLEEGKGDLEEYGQDLLHTVFKNGKVTKSYSFDEVRQNARLKNSELEMTSH; translated from the exons ATGGAGTGCGCTGCGGCGGGGGCCGAGTTCAACATCCTCCTCGCCACCGACTCCTACAAG GTTACACACTACAAGCAATATCCACCTAATACAAGCAAAGTATATTCCTACTTCGAATGTCGTgaaaagaagactgaaaattcCAAATTAAGGAAAGTGAAATACGAGGAAACTGTTTTTTATGGTTTGCAGTACATTCTGAATAAATACTTAAAAG GTAAAGTGGTGACCAAAGAGAAAATCAAGGAAGCCAAAGAAGTATATAGGGAGCATTTTCAAGATGATGTCTTCAACGAAAAGGGATGGAACTACATTCTGGAG AAGTACGATGGCCATCTTCCTATAGAAATAAAGGCTGTTCCTGAGGGCTCTGTAATTCCCAGAGGAAATGTTCTTTTCACAGTAGAAAACACGGATCCAGAGTGCTACTGGCTCACAAATTGGATTGAG ACTATTCTTGTGCAGTCATGGTATCCAATCACAGTGGCTACAAACTCTAGAGAGCAGAAAAAGATCTTGGCCAAATATTTGCTAGAGACTTCTGGCAGCTTAGAAGGACTGGAGTATAAACTGCATGACTTCGGCTACAGAGGAGTTTCTTCACAAGAG ACTGCAGGAATAGGAGCTTCAGCTCATTTGGTGAACTTCAAAGGAACAGACACTGTAGCGGGAATTGCATTAATTAAAAAGTACTATGGTACAAAAGATCCAGTTCCAGGATACTCTGTTCCAGCTGCAGAACACAG TACCATAACAGCTTGGGGGAAAGATCatgaaaaagatgcttttgaaCACATAGTGACACAGTTTTCTTCAGTGCCTGTATCTGTGGTTAGTGACAGCTATGACATTTACAACGCTTGTGAAAAAATATGGGGTGATGACTTAAGGCATATAATTGAAGCACGAAGTCCAGAGGCACCACTTATTATTAGACCAGATTCTGGGAATCCCCTTGACACTGTTTTAAAG GTCTTGGAGATCTTAGGGAAGAAGTTTCCCATTACAGAGAACTCAAAAGGCTACAAGTTGCTGCCACCGTATCTCAGAGTTATTCAAGGGGATGGTGTGGATATCAACACATTGCAAGAG ATTgtggagggaatgaagaagaataAATGGAGTATTGAGAATATTGCCTTTGGATCTGGTGGAGCTCTGTTGCAGAAACTAACCAGAGATCTCTTAAACTGTTCCTTCAAATGTAGTTACGTGGTGACCAACGGTCTCGGG GTAAATGTCTTCAAGGACCCGGTTGCTGATCCAAACAAAAGATCAAAGAAAGGACGACTGTCATTGCATAGGACACCTGCTGGAGACTATGTGACACTTGAAGAAGGCAAGGGAGATCTTGAAGAATATGGACAG
- the NAMPT gene encoding nicotinamide phosphoribosyltransferase isoform X3 → MQVTHYKQYPPNTSKVYSYFECREKKTENSKLRKVKYEETVFYGLQYILNKYLKGKVVTKEKIKEAKEVYREHFQDDVFNEKGWNYILEKYDGHLPIEIKAVPEGSVIPRGNVLFTVENTDPECYWLTNWIETILVQSWYPITVATNSREQKKILAKYLLETSGSLEGLEYKLHDFGYRGVSSQETAGIGASAHLVNFKGTDTVAGIALIKKYYGTKDPVPGYSVPAAEHSTITAWGKDHEKDAFEHIVTQFSSVPVSVVSDSYDIYNACEKIWGDDLRHIIEARSPEAPLIIRPDSGNPLDTVLKVLEILGKKFPITENSKGYKLLPPYLRVIQGDGVDINTLQEGMLVEQIVEGMKKNKWSIENIAFGSGGALLQKLTRDLLNCSFKCSYVVTNGLGVNVFKDPVADPNKRSKKGRLSLHRTPAGDYVTLEEGKGDLEEYGQDLLHTVFKNGKVTKSYSFDEVRQNARLKNSELEMTSH, encoded by the exons ATGCAG GTTACACACTACAAGCAATATCCACCTAATACAAGCAAAGTATATTCCTACTTCGAATGTCGTgaaaagaagactgaaaattcCAAATTAAGGAAAGTGAAATACGAGGAAACTGTTTTTTATGGTTTGCAGTACATTCTGAATAAATACTTAAAAG GTAAAGTGGTGACCAAAGAGAAAATCAAGGAAGCCAAAGAAGTATATAGGGAGCATTTTCAAGATGATGTCTTCAACGAAAAGGGATGGAACTACATTCTGGAG AAGTACGATGGCCATCTTCCTATAGAAATAAAGGCTGTTCCTGAGGGCTCTGTAATTCCCAGAGGAAATGTTCTTTTCACAGTAGAAAACACGGATCCAGAGTGCTACTGGCTCACAAATTGGATTGAG ACTATTCTTGTGCAGTCATGGTATCCAATCACAGTGGCTACAAACTCTAGAGAGCAGAAAAAGATCTTGGCCAAATATTTGCTAGAGACTTCTGGCAGCTTAGAAGGACTGGAGTATAAACTGCATGACTTCGGCTACAGAGGAGTTTCTTCACAAGAG ACTGCAGGAATAGGAGCTTCAGCTCATTTGGTGAACTTCAAAGGAACAGACACTGTAGCGGGAATTGCATTAATTAAAAAGTACTATGGTACAAAAGATCCAGTTCCAGGATACTCTGTTCCAGCTGCAGAACACAG TACCATAACAGCTTGGGGGAAAGATCatgaaaaagatgcttttgaaCACATAGTGACACAGTTTTCTTCAGTGCCTGTATCTGTGGTTAGTGACAGCTATGACATTTACAACGCTTGTGAAAAAATATGGGGTGATGACTTAAGGCATATAATTGAAGCACGAAGTCCAGAGGCACCACTTATTATTAGACCAGATTCTGGGAATCCCCTTGACACTGTTTTAAAG GTCTTGGAGATCTTAGGGAAGAAGTTTCCCATTACAGAGAACTCAAAAGGCTACAAGTTGCTGCCACCGTATCTCAGAGTTATTCAAGGGGATGGTGTGGATATCAACACATTGCAAGAG GGGATGCTGGTAGAACAG ATTgtggagggaatgaagaagaataAATGGAGTATTGAGAATATTGCCTTTGGATCTGGTGGAGCTCTGTTGCAGAAACTAACCAGAGATCTCTTAAACTGTTCCTTCAAATGTAGTTACGTGGTGACCAACGGTCTCGGG GTAAATGTCTTCAAGGACCCGGTTGCTGATCCAAACAAAAGATCAAAGAAAGGACGACTGTCATTGCATAGGACACCTGCTGGAGACTATGTGACACTTGAAGAAGGCAAGGGAGATCTTGAAGAATATGGACAG